Within Bombus vancouverensis nearcticus chromosome 18, iyBomVanc1_principal, whole genome shotgun sequence, the genomic segment taacggcacgTGGTccgactctgttctttttcctacttTCATGTCGATTATTTTTTTTGTCGCCACCTGATTGCCAATCTATTATtgagtttcctctctccccGATATATGTCCACTCCTCCCCTTCTTAATCTCTTCCATTGATTATCATCCAGCCTCTCTCTTCCAGGTACTTCAACAGAGTTCTTCCTTCCATGTTTATCGTCATGTCTTTTGATCgcctatttttttctttccctagaACCTCGTTTATCGGCCCTCCTTCTTCTCCCTCTTCCTGCGTTCCAATCAACGCAGATGATCATCACTTCCTcctctcttccgtctactcttccCTCTATTTCTTTCCATGTCCCTTTTGcgtcttgattataaaccatcattaccCTATACGTCTTATCATTGTATACTATTTTTCTTTCCACTATATTATCACTTATTTCTGTTTTCGCACgatcgcggggagacacgacctcgaagaagcgcgccaacgggagtcgtaaattcccgttacgatttgctaatcgacaccgcgaatcgttcgatcccttatttcttttgggataataagggtagttaaattaAAGATAACGCTGCTGCTAACAATAGTTTGACTGACAAACGTGTGGAAACAATGCAGCTAAAAAGTGCCgttttatggtgggtccttgagTTTATTGAGGGTCTGGAAGGCTATCGGTGGGCCGCTGGCTGCTAGGTAGCGTCGGCTGGAATGCATGTTCCATGTGACGCAACATCCttcccccgttgagagggcaccgatcAAGTTCTATATGTGGGTGTGTGATCCACCTCCTTTGATGTCAGTGATTGTCCGGACTCATCTTGAACTGATTGACATGGCAGGGGGACCAGTCGTTTGACGCCGCGGTCCAGGAGGCTCGATGATGTCTGCACAGTCGCTGTCCGTATTATGCCATCGGCTTCGGGATAGACCTTGACTACACGGCCCAAGGGCCAATGCATCGATGGAACGTTGTCTTCTCCGAGGAGGACGATTGTACCTTCTTGTATGTTGTGTCCACCCTTGGTCCATTTACTGTGGTTGTTCAATTGATTGAggtactccttatgccagcgtttccaaaaatgttgtttaagtttttggatatgctgccatctggAGAGCCGGTTGGATGGagtgtccctgaaatctcgctCACGCACACTCATTAATGACTCGCCGATGAGGAAATGACCCGGAGTGAGGACGAGGAGATCCTTGGGATCAGTGGATATGGGTGTTAATAGTCGGGAGTTGAGAACTGCTTCGATTTCTATGACAAGTGTATTGAATTGCTCGAACGTAAACAACTCATTACCGACGATGCGTCTGAAGTGATATTTGAAGGACTTCACCGCTGCCTCCCATAGTCCCCCGAAATGTGGAGAATGAGGGGGTATGAAGTGCCATTCGATTTGCTTGTTGGCTAGGAAAGTAATTACCTTTTCGATGTGATCTTCCGATTTTAGCAATTCGTAGAGCTCCCTTAAATCGTTGTTTGCGCCGATGAAATTTGAGCCATTATCGGAATGGAGGGTCGAATAAAACCCTCGCCGTGCGATGAATCGACGAAGAGCGGCGATGAAGGATTCGCTCGTGAGATTTCCAACGAGTTCGATGTGCACCGCCTTGACTGCTAGGCATATGAAGATGGCTACATACACCTTGACCCGTCGACGGTTGCGATCTCGTTTCTCCTTGATTTAAAATGGCCCACAGTAATCGACGCCGACGTTTGTAAATGATCGAGATTCAGTTACTCGAGCCTCCGGCAGATTACCCATTATGTAATCTACTTGTGGTGGATGAGCACGAACGCAGCAGACGCAGTTTTTGATCGTATGCCATACCTGACTTCTGCCATCGATGGGCCAGTATCGCTGTCTCACTGCGTATAAAATCGCTTGTGTACCTGCATGCAGACTGACCTTGTGCTCGTTTTCGATGATCCGGGACGTTGTCGGAGATTTGGGTAGGATGATCGGGTGCTTATGTGTGAAAGCCATCGGTGCTTGACTCAGTCGGCTCCCGAGGCGCAATATTCCTGCCTTGTCTATAAACTGCTGAGTCGTTGGAGTTTCCTATTGACCGGCATATTTCGAGTCTTCCGGAGCGTGGATAGCTCTTCTGGAAAATGAATATGTTGGAATAACCGAATGAGTTTGTCATGGGAAATCCGTAATTCTTCTGCGCTTAGTGGTGACGATCGGTTTTGTGGTTGTCTCCACCGGAGACAGCGAGCGGCGATGCGGATTAACCTTGGCCACGATGAAAATCTGTCCAAGAGGCTGTTGTCGACAGGAGTTGTGGCGAGACAAGTTGCTGCTTTCTGTTCTGGTAAGTTGGCTAAACGTGTTGGACTCCACATCGGCCAACATTCTTCTGGTTGTTGCAGCCACCGTGGTCCAGTTTGCCACATGTTAGGCTGCAGGAAGTCTTCGGCTGATTGTCCTCGAGAAATCAGACCCGCCGGATTGTCATTGGTGGGAACATGACGCCAATCTGTGAAGCTAGTTTTGTTCTGTATCTCGGCTACGCGATTTGCGACGAAGGTTTTCAGTGTGTGAGGTGACGAATTGATCCACTGAAGAACAATGGTGGAATCCGTCCAATAAACTGTACGCTTTACCTCGATATGCAATGCTTGCCTTATGATTGCAATTAGTGACGTGAGTAGAAGAGCGCCACTCAGTTCAAGTCGTGGAATGGTTTGCGTTTTGAGCGGAGCTACCTTCGATTTCGCAGTGAGTAGTCGTGTCTGGATGTTTCCGTAATGATCGAGAGACCTCAGATAGACACAGACTCCGTATGCCCTTTCGCTGGCGTCACAAAAGCTGTGGAGCTCAATCTCGATGAGTGTTTTTATTATGGTCTTGCGTGGGAACTGTACCTCGTTGAGTAGTGATAGTTTGGTGTAGTAACGGTTCCACTCGGAATGCAAATCCGCTGGCAGGGCCTCGTCCCAGTCGACCTTTAGCGACCAGACTCGAAGTATAATCTTCGCTCGAACGATCACTGGTGCAAGCAATCCTAGTGGGTCGTAGATTCTGGCGATCACCGAGCTGATGGATCGCTCTGTAACCCAAGAGGTCTTGGCGTTAGCTTCGACCGAGTAGAGTATTGCGTCGTCCTTGGAATCCCAAAATATGCCGAGTGTTTTTAGGGTTTGATACTCAACTAATTGTAACCTTCGGCTTTTATCTTGTTCGGATATCCCTTGGAGGATGCTCTGGTCGTTGGAAGCCCATTCTCGAATGTTCAAACCGGCGGATTGGAGAAGTTCGGTTAGTTCCTTTCTGAGGGGCAGTACCTCTTCCTTCGTGTCCGCTCCGGTGAGGGCGTCATCGACGTAGAAGTCTCGTCGCAGAGCCGATGACGCTCGTGGAAATCGATGTCCTTCATCGTCTGCCAACTGCTTGAGACACCGTAGGGCCAAGTATGGAGCTGCCGATAACCCGAACGTCACGGTATTAAGTTGGTAGATTTCGATTTCCCCCTCCTTGTTACGCCAAACGATTTGTTGATATTGTCGGTCCTCTGGTCGCACCAGGAATTTCCTGTACATCTTCTCGATGTTCCCGGTGAGTACATACTGATGCAGACGGAATCTAAGCAGGATATTGAATAGATCCTCTTGTAACTTGGACCCTCTATAGAGTGTGTCGTTTAATGATACTCCGGTGCTGCTAGCCGCGGATCCGTCGAACACGACTCGGCGTTTCGTTGTTTCGCTCGCTGCCTTGATCACGGCGTGGTGTGGTAGATAATACCCGCCTTCGTCGGTGTTGTCGGGACTGATTTTTGACATGTGTCCTCGATCTAGATAATCTTGGATTACCGCTCGATAATCGGCTTCAAAGCGTCTGTCGCGCTGGAATCGGCGGTTGAGGGATGCGAGTCGTTTCATTGCCAATGCTTTGGATGATCCGAGCGACGGGATCTTTTCGCTGAACGggagagcgacgatgtatcgtccttcgctggtgcgtcgggtgtgagCTCTGAAATGATCTTCGCATCGTCGCTCTGCTTCTGAGATGTGTTTGATTAGGGGTCCTTCGTCGATTTCCCAGAACCGCGTAAGGTCTACTTGCAGAGCCGTCGTGGATGCGTGAAAAGTGTTTGTCGCGGTTgaggaagttggactccccccgattacccaGCCGAATAGTGTTTTTGCGAGCGCAGTTCCGGTTCGTCCGGTCGCGTCAGGTTGATTTGTCCGACGTACATCGACGAAAGAGTTGTGCCCGAGCTTAATAAGACATCGATCGGGGAAGGCACATGAAATCGGGGATCGGCTAGCTTGATATTCCTGGATACGTCAAGCGCCGAACGATCGATGGGCTGACTTGAGATCAGGTGCGTTATGGCTGGAATGACGAGAAATGCCAATGTGCATTCGTACTTGCCGTCAATGGAGGTAATCGTCGCCCTTATGAGTCGCCTTGATGTCGTCGTCAATGTATCGAGAGCTCCAATTGGGACCGAACACTTCCTTTGCCTTATTCCGAGGATGTTTGCAAGCCTTTCTGTGATGAAGTTCATGCTGGATCCGGTGTCGAGGAGCGCACGGCACTGGATCGGTTGCTGTTTGTTGGTTAGTATGTGGACTTGGGCTGTAGTCACTATGTCATTATGCAATTCCTCGGAAGCTGCTGGTCGGGTATCTTCGGTCCTTGTCGGAGTTCTGGATTTTTGGCGTCATTGCTTACGCGTATGTGTCCATTTCGGTCTGTCGGATGAACTGGTGGGCGAGTTCGTCCGGGTTGCCCCAGAATTGTGTTTCTTCGCGGTTTTCCGCTTACCTGTAGGTGACGGGGGCGATGCTGTTCTCCTGCTTGACGAGGAGGGACTTCGGCTCGAGGTGGAGGAATTCGACCTCGATGGCTGTTTTTCCGGATGTAGCAGCGTGTGATGTCGTCCTCCGCACATTCGACATGAGCCGGCGTGACGATCACGCGCTATGTGCCCCTTCTTCAGACAGTTCAAGCATAAAGACGCCCTTGTAGAGTCCTTTAAGCGTTTACTTACAGTTTTGGCCTTGAATGAACCGGGTATTGTCCTTGACAGGTAGGGCATGCTGGAGTGACTTGTGTCGCTGTAAGTAAATGCCCTCGTGGGGCGCGTTGACGAGTCCGAATGGTTTGTTCTGGTGAAGCTCTTGGTTGTTGAACCGTGGGAAGCGGTCTGGAGTTCCGTGCTAATTTCTCGAGGAATTTTAGCAAATGACTATACTGAGGCACTTCGTGGTCAGACAGCGTCATTTCCCATTGTTTTTGGATACTTAATGGTACCTTCGACAAAATGATGCAGTTAAGTAGAGCACTGTTATCGGGGTTGACTTGTCCTAATTTGTTTAAAGCACATATATGTTGCTTAATAGTGTGGGCTAAGCGCCTTAATTCCGTTGGAGACTCGTTGGTTAATTTGGGGTAATCAAGCATTGGCATGCAATGATTGAATGCGGTGTATCGAGGACTCTCTGGTCGGATTATCGCTCACTGTATTCGACTTGTTGACTGCTTGAAGAGATGCTTGATTGAGACTGAGCTTTTCGCTCTTGTGCTTTTCCGGAGGAAAGTTTGGTGTGGGTGGGCCCTATGAatgaagaacgcggattcgttattcACACCTTtcgttaaggaagtgagggtaaaGATCCGCGATGCCGATTGGTTATGACTCCTGCTAATGAAGAAGGATATGGGGAAGTCTCCCACCAACGTGGATCGAGGTGACTTCATTCTtggggaaaaccagtcgtttTCAGTGGCCATGTGTTCGGTTTTCCGTTCAGtgactacccgctttctccgtgaaTTTTGAAAGCCTAATAAACTCAAGGACTTCTCCGGAACTCTGACATAACCGAAAATACTTCTAGGCAATAGTTTGACTGACAAACGTGTGGAAACAATGCAGCTAAAAAGTGCCgttttatggtgggtccttgagTTTGTTGAGGGTCTGGAAGGCTATCGGTGGGCCGCTGGCTGCTAGGTAGCGTCGGCTGGTATGCAGATGTTCCATGCGACGCAACATGCCCTCATTTTTTTATGAGTCTggcccccctatttctatttctaacggcacgTGGTccgactctgttctttttcctacttTCATGTCGATTATTTCTTTTGTCGCCACCTGATTGCCAATCTATTATtgagtttcctctctccccGATGTATGTCCACTCCTCCCCCTTTTAATCCCTTCCATTGATTATCATCCAGCCTCTCTCTTCCAGGTACTTCAACAGAGTTCTTCCTTCCATGTTTATCGTCATGTCTTTTGATcgcctgtttttttctttccctagaTCCTCGTTTATCGGCCCTCCTTCTTCTCCCTCTTCCTGCGTTCCAATCAACGCAGATGATCATCACTTCCTcctctcttccgtctactcttccCTCTATTTCTTTCCATGTCCCTTTTGggtcttgattataaaccatcattaccCTATACGTCTTATCATTGTATACTATTTTTCTTTCCACTATATTATCACTTATTTCTTTGTAATCTATTTCCCTCAGTTCcttatttatacccgttattattccccctttgctcttccttttttccttactctcattgctgccctgcatttccagtcgaattctttgggtagtctatattttagtTTTTCCCAATTGTCTTCCTCTATCTATGTTTCCGTGAGCTTGACCACGTCGAATTTCTTCAAATATTCCCACACCTCCTTGaccttacttattagccctgccACATTCCAGAAGCACATTTTCATCCCCTTTGTAGCCCCCCTCCTCTTTccccttttttcatttttcatcccctctatttctttcttcctctagcCTTTCTTCATTTTCGTTCCATTTGTACCATCTGTTTTCTATTTTTAGTTCCTTATATTCCATCCTCACATCTTCGCCCTTTTCCCTTCTTAATCTAGTTATCCTTCTTATTTGTTGCTGTAGCTCAATTTCTTTTCTTGTCAGATCGTCATCTATATATACCCCCTTTTCCAATCTGCTTTGTTCCTTCATTATCCtcattttttcctccattgattttatcgtcgccactattattgtgtctTTGTCCCTCACCCTTATCatagggcaaccactatacctgacacaaccaacagacaaacaaaaacagttccactagacatccgcgaaaaaattagagaaaaaataaaagcgaaagcaaaatggcaaaaacacagaacaaaagaaaacaa encodes:
- the LOC143304052 gene encoding uncharacterized protein LOC143304052, with translation MSKISPDNTDEGGYYLPHHAVIKAASETTKRRVVFDGSAASSTGVSLNDTLYRGSKLQEDLFNILLRFRLHQYVLTGNIEKMYRKFLVRPEDRQYQQIVWRNKEGEIEIYQLNTVTFGLSAAPYLALRCLKQLADDEGHRFPRASSALRRDFYVDDALTGADTKEEVLPLRKELTELLQSAGLNIREWASNDQSILQGISEQDKSRRLQLVEYQTLKTLGIFWDSKDDAILYSVEANAKTSWVTERSISSVIARIYDPLGLLAPVIVRAKIILRVWSLKVDWDEALPADLHSEWNRYYTKLSLLNEVQFPRKTIIKTLIEIELHSFCDASERAYGVCVYLRSLDHYGNIQTRLLTAKSKVAPLKTQTIPRLELSGALLLTSLIAIIRQALHIEVKRTVYWTDSTIVLQWINSSPHTLKTFVANRVAEIQNKTSFTDWRHVPTNDNPAGLISRGQSAEDFLQPNMWQTGPRWLQQPEECWPMWSPTRLANLPEQKAATCLATTPVDNSLLDRFSSWPRELYELLKSEDHIEKVITFLANKQIEWHFIPPHSPHFGGLWEAAVKSFKYHFRRIVGNELFTFEQFNTLVIEIEAVLNSRLLTPISTDPKDLLVLTPGHFLIGESLMSEYLNQLNNHSKWTKGGHNIQEGTIVLLGEDNVPSMHWPLGRVVKVYPEADGIIRTATVQTSSSLLDRGVKRLVPLPCQSVQDESGQSLTSKEVDHTPTYRT